One window of the Elusimicrobium sp. An273 genome contains the following:
- a CDS encoding sulfide/dihydroorotate dehydrogenase-like FAD/NAD-binding protein — translation MEENTILVKENLSDVVVKFVIYKPLVAASAKAGQFVILRGREGGERVPVTLVDWDKEKGTITIIIQAIGKSTSMFNSFKQGEKFLNIAGPLGTPVEIKNYGTVAVVGGGVGIAEVYPIARAFKEAGNRVIAVLGARTKSLLILEDEMKALCDKTVSTTDDGSYGMKGMVTDAIQKLHDEGEKINAGFIIGPIPMMKFTSRLMDKLGMEPHASLNPIMLDGTGMCGCCRVTVEGKVRFACVDGPMFPSKTIDFDELIRRTSEYRPQEAESLKLYEKDHVCKCGLH, via the coding sequence ATGGAAGAAAATACCATTTTAGTTAAAGAAAATTTAAGCGATGTCGTGGTAAAGTTTGTGATTTACAAACCGCTGGTGGCCGCTTCGGCCAAGGCCGGGCAGTTTGTTATTCTGCGCGGGCGCGAAGGGGGCGAACGCGTGCCGGTTACGCTGGTGGACTGGGATAAAGAAAAAGGCACCATCACCATTATCATTCAGGCCATCGGCAAATCCACCTCTATGTTTAATTCGTTTAAACAAGGCGAAAAATTCTTAAATATCGCCGGCCCGCTGGGCACACCCGTGGAAATTAAAAACTACGGTACGGTGGCCGTGGTAGGCGGCGGGGTGGGTATTGCCGAAGTGTACCCGATTGCCCGCGCGTTTAAGGAGGCCGGCAACCGTGTGATTGCCGTGTTGGGCGCGCGCACCAAGTCGCTCTTGATTTTGGAAGATGAAATGAAAGCTTTGTGCGACAAAACCGTAAGCACCACCGATGACGGCAGTTACGGGATGAAAGGCATGGTAACGGATGCTATCCAAAAGCTGCACGATGAGGGCGAAAAAATTAATGCGGGGTTTATCATCGGCCCGATTCCGATGATGAAGTTTACTTCCCGCTTAATGGACAAACTGGGCATGGAACCCCACGCCAGCTTGAACCCTATTATGCTAGACGGCACCGGCATGTGCGGCTGCTGCCGCGTAACGGTGGAAGGCAAGGTGCGCTTTGCGTGTGTGGATGGCCCGATGTTCCCGTCAAAAACCATTGATTTTGACGAACTCATCCGCCGCACCAGCGAGTACCGCCCGCAGGAAGCGGAAAGCCTGAAGCTCTACGAAAAAGATCACGTTTGCAAATGCGGCTTGCATTAA
- the gltA gene encoding NADPH-dependent glutamate synthase, with protein MPNPSAPRHNGKQLDPEVRKHNFEEVAQIFTKEEAMAEADRCLHCKNAHCQANCPVGVQIPDFIALLKEGKVGEAASKIMETSLLPAICGRVCPQEKHCEGNCILKDRFGSVNIGMLERYTADTARKEGLLKAPKTAAPTGKKVACIGSGPSSIAAAAELARAGHEVTVFEALHAFGGVLRYGIPSFRLPREVIDHEIETVKSMGVKFVTDVLIGATEKVADLLKQFDAVYVGSGAGLPTMTGIPGENAVGVYSANEFLTRVNLMQAYKFPETDTPIQVGKHVAVLGGGNSAMDAARCAMRLGPDSVTIAYRRSAAEMPARAAEVEHAKEEGVQFEYLVTPKEVLMDDKGRVTGLKCTRNQLGEPDERGRRRPVEIPGSEFVMPVDTIIVAIGQKPNPIIAKTTPELKTTERGVLALDEEGKTTLPGVYAGGDIIRGGATVLLAMKDGIEAARRINAYLKEGK; from the coding sequence ATGCCAAATCCGTCCGCACCGCGCCACAACGGGAAGCAATTAGACCCCGAAGTGCGCAAACATAACTTTGAAGAAGTGGCTCAAATCTTCACCAAAGAAGAAGCCATGGCCGAGGCCGACCGCTGCCTGCATTGCAAAAATGCGCATTGTCAGGCCAACTGCCCGGTAGGAGTGCAAATTCCGGACTTTATTGCTTTGTTAAAGGAAGGCAAAGTAGGCGAAGCCGCCAGCAAAATTATGGAAACCAGCTTGCTGCCCGCCATTTGCGGCCGTGTTTGCCCGCAGGAAAAACACTGCGAAGGCAATTGTATTTTAAAAGACCGTTTCGGCTCGGTCAATATCGGCATGCTTGAACGCTACACCGCCGACACCGCCCGCAAAGAAGGCTTGTTAAAAGCCCCCAAAACCGCCGCTCCCACCGGCAAAAAAGTGGCGTGCATCGGTTCGGGCCCGTCTTCCATTGCGGCCGCGGCGGAGCTGGCCCGCGCCGGGCATGAAGTAACCGTGTTTGAAGCGCTCCACGCCTTTGGCGGCGTGCTTCGCTACGGGATTCCCTCTTTCCGCTTGCCGCGGGAAGTGATTGACCACGAAATTGAAACCGTCAAATCCATGGGCGTAAAGTTTGTAACCGACGTATTAATCGGCGCTACGGAAAAAGTGGCGGATCTTTTAAAACAGTTTGACGCCGTGTATGTGGGCAGCGGCGCGGGGCTTCCTACGATGACCGGAATCCCCGGTGAAAATGCCGTGGGCGTATACAGCGCCAACGAATTTTTGACCCGCGTCAATTTAATGCAGGCGTATAAATTCCCGGAAACGGATACGCCCATTCAGGTGGGCAAACACGTGGCCGTTTTGGGCGGCGGGAACAGCGCCATGGATGCGGCCCGCTGCGCCATGCGCCTGGGGCCGGACAGCGTAACCATCGCTTACCGCAGAAGCGCGGCCGAAATGCCCGCCCGCGCCGCAGAAGTGGAACACGCCAAAGAAGAAGGCGTCCAATTTGAATACCTGGTAACGCCCAAAGAAGTACTGATGGACGATAAGGGCCGCGTAACCGGGTTAAAATGCACGCGCAACCAATTGGGCGAACCCGATGAAAGAGGCCGCAGAAGACCGGTGGAAATCCCCGGTTCGGAATTTGTGATGCCGGTGGATACGATTATTGTGGCCATCGGGCAGAAACCCAACCCGATTATTGCTAAAACCACGCCGGAACTGAAAACGACCGAACGCGGCGTGCTTGCCTTGGATGAAGAAGGGAAAACCACCTTGCCGGGCGTATATGCCGGGGGGGACATCATCCGCGGAGGGGCCACGGTGCTGTTGGCCATGAAAGACGGCATTGAGGCCGCGCGCCGGATTAACGCTTATTTGAAAGAGGGAAAATAA
- a CDS encoding YtxH domain-containing protein, whose translation MCHKCDCAGKGLAAFLLGAIVGAAAGVLFAPAKGETTRRKLKRWADDTYEEQKEYVLEHAEDLKGRIKEHAADLKEKISAHAEDARERLAEGKDKVVKEFNRRKDEIAAKFKKDEE comes from the coding sequence ATGTGCCATAAATGCGATTGTGCCGGAAAAGGACTGGCCGCTTTCTTATTGGGCGCCATTGTAGGCGCGGCAGCGGGCGTATTGTTTGCGCCGGCCAAAGGGGAAACCACCCGCCGCAAACTCAAACGCTGGGCCGACGATACGTATGAAGAACAAAAAGAATACGTCTTGGAACATGCGGAAGATTTAAAGGGAAGAATCAAAGAACACGCGGCGGATTTGAAAGAAAAAATTTCCGCCCATGCCGAAGACGCCCGCGAACGCCTGGCGGAAGGAAAAGACAAAGTGGTAAAAGAATTCAACCGCCGCAAAGACGAAATCGCCGCGAAATTTAAAAAAGACGAAGAGTAA
- a CDS encoding glycoside hydrolase family 3 N-terminal domain-containing protein, with product MKPARIVFPGFWFGQSSLQEAEELTRRGVGGFCVYGGTAQETKDFTKRMNDLSPYGKLLFCADIDEDLSEIVTDAPALPANETLQHFSCPQDGAYRKGNLIARMARSMGLDWVLCPVVDLGYAPPAFSDVPLTVTHLAGDFIAGLSNGGALNCIKYFPGVSGVLKTLAQMEDAEFVPYKHIFRRADAIMPSDMIFPNIDNDHQAMLSDRVIKGLLKKRLNYKGCVVSFPLFKGRLRYEDASAIKMLHCGVENILAPKNASSVVDAVEKEADKGLLMDEIIHAVSNHEMFISKVYVGPEPPDIAEAFEMAKAFCKK from the coding sequence ATGAAGCCCGCTCGCATTGTTTTTCCCGGTTTTTGGTTTGGTCAAAGCAGTCTGCAGGAAGCGGAAGAGTTGACCCGCCGCGGAGTGGGCGGATTTTGCGTGTACGGGGGAACGGCCCAAGAAACCAAAGATTTTACCAAGCGCATGAACGACCTGTCCCCGTACGGGAAATTGTTATTCTGCGCCGATATTGACGAAGATTTAAGCGAAATCGTAACCGACGCCCCCGCTCTGCCGGCCAATGAAACGCTGCAGCATTTTTCCTGCCCGCAGGACGGGGCTTACCGCAAAGGCAATTTAATTGCGCGCATGGCGCGCAGCATGGGGCTGGACTGGGTGCTTTGCCCCGTAGTGGATTTGGGATACGCCCCGCCGGCTTTTTCCGACGTACCGCTGACGGTTACCCACCTGGCGGGGGATTTTATCGCCGGGCTTTCCAACGGGGGGGCGCTTAACTGCATTAAGTATTTCCCCGGCGTGTCGGGCGTGCTTAAAACGCTGGCCCAGATGGAAGACGCCGAATTTGTGCCGTACAAACATATTTTCCGCCGGGCGGACGCCATTATGCCCTCGGATATGATCTTCCCGAATATAGACAACGACCACCAAGCCATGCTTTCCGATCGGGTGATTAAGGGATTGCTCAAAAAACGGCTCAATTATAAAGGCTGCGTGGTCAGTTTTCCGCTTTTTAAGGGGCGGCTTCGCTACGAAGACGCGAGCGCCATTAAAATGCTGCACTGCGGGGTGGAGAATATCCTGGCACCCAAGAACGCTTCTTCCGTGGTGGACGCCGTGGAGAAAGAGGCGGATAAAGGCCTGCTGATGGACGAAATTATCCATGCGGTTTCCAACCATGAAATGTTTATCAGCAAAGTATACGTGGGGCCGGAACCGCCCGATATTGCGGAAGCCTTTGAAATGGCAAAAGCGTTTTGCAAAAAATAA
- a CDS encoding alpha/beta hydrolase, translated as MFCRILKFAAPVWALALLALPAAGADAKEQAVSLSTQDGWALAALYRPADEGKRTVILLHDLGKNKEEFSTFKANLGSEGFGYLALDLRGHGQSTNKGEAFSFAREGVDNEYNKMTRDVEAAVSFLDKKGVSQQDMVVLGAGLGANVAAKSMSFSPDIGGVALISPTTNNRDVLSIPAMRLYKGDILIAAGAADKKSFLEASVIRNVAFLTAGEGKVTFLTAYDLTSHDMLDKYLRPAVIQWLKTPHKPEVLPDAPAVDLTVPTNTQGLLVPPSGTEESLVPSVLGVQQGAL; from the coding sequence ATGTTTTGCCGCATATTAAAGTTTGCCGCACCGGTATGGGCGCTGGCGCTTTTGGCGCTGCCGGCCGCCGGTGCGGACGCTAAAGAACAGGCCGTTTCGCTTTCCACGCAGGACGGATGGGCGCTTGCCGCGCTGTACCGCCCGGCGGATGAGGGGAAGCGGACGGTTATTTTGTTGCATGATTTAGGCAAAAATAAAGAAGAATTTTCCACGTTTAAAGCCAACCTGGGCAGTGAAGGCTTTGGCTACTTGGCCCTGGACTTGCGCGGCCACGGACAAAGCACCAACAAAGGAGAGGCCTTTTCGTTTGCCCGGGAAGGGGTGGACAACGAATATAACAAAATGACGCGCGACGTAGAAGCCGCCGTTTCCTTTCTGGACAAGAAAGGCGTTTCCCAGCAGGATATGGTGGTGCTGGGGGCCGGGCTGGGCGCCAACGTGGCGGCAAAAAGCATGAGTTTTTCGCCGGATATCGGCGGGGTGGCCTTAATCAGCCCCACCACCAATAACCGAGATGTTCTTTCCATTCCGGCCATGCGTCTGTACAAAGGCGATATTTTGATTGCCGCCGGCGCCGCCGACAAAAAAAGTTTTTTGGAAGCCAGCGTCATCCGCAATGTGGCGTTTTTAACGGCGGGAGAAGGCAAAGTAACTTTCTTAACCGCTTATGATTTAACCTCGCACGATATGTTGGATAAATACCTGCGCCCGGCGGTAATCCAATGGCTCAAAACGCCGCACAAGCCGGAAGTATTGCCGGACGCCCCGGCGGTGGATTTGACCGTTCCTACCAACACGCAGGGATTGCTGGTGCCGCCGTCCGGAACGGAAGAGTCGCTCGTGCCGTCCGTCTTGGGCGTGCAGCAAGGCGCCTTATAA
- a CDS encoding nucleoside-diphosphate kinase encodes MERTLVLIKPDAIEKRISGLILDRLDHLGLQMTGAKVVSLTEELARAHYKNLEGKPFLEEVIQYMMGEFNNVPNHKIYAFVFQGENAIAKVRQEIGSTNPEKAAPWTIRGSFGRFIGDVMQNCVHASGSPEDAEKEIALWFKPEEVLDR; translated from the coding sequence ATGGAAAGAACACTTGTTCTAATTAAACCGGATGCGATTGAAAAACGCATCAGCGGTCTTATTTTAGACCGGTTGGATCACCTCGGACTGCAAATGACCGGGGCAAAAGTGGTTTCGCTGACTGAAGAATTGGCGCGGGCGCACTATAAGAATTTGGAAGGGAAACCTTTCTTGGAAGAAGTCATCCAGTATATGATGGGTGAATTTAACAATGTGCCCAACCACAAAATTTACGCATTCGTTTTCCAGGGCGAAAACGCCATTGCCAAAGTGCGCCAGGAAATCGGCAGCACCAACCCCGAAAAAGCCGCTCCGTGGACGATCCGCGGCAGCTTTGGGCGCTTTATCGGCGATGTAATGCAAAACTGCGTGCACGCGTCCGGCTCGCCGGAAGATGCGGAAAAAGAAATTGCGCTCTGGTTTAAACCCGAAGAGGTTTTGGACCGTTAA
- a CDS encoding Gfo/Idh/MocA family protein — translation MAQDKPLKFGVIGAGKIGTFHTRTLANMKGVSLVGVCDPDLMRAQKLAWEHNCTPYSKPEELVGQVDAVIVAAPTQLHHQIGMYCLEHGVHTLVEKPIAVTMQEARDLIQCAKRQGLVLQVGHVERFNPAVVEAVKYIEDPRFITITRQGPYDGRMANISVVLDLMIHDLDLLYTIVPSEVVSIDAVGLSVFSPHEDIANVRLHFANGAVADVTASRASFERARFMHLFQPSGYVSVDFMNARVKTYRKEKPVIENMNDLTVTYPKVEKQLPITAEILHFIDCIKTAKTPAPSGEKGMKALDLALQICEKMNRFDIPKTGHLHTPRPLQAISTVARAAQAVLDETLGHLKGDDK, via the coding sequence ATGGCCCAAGACAAACCCCTTAAATTCGGCGTCATCGGCGCCGGCAAAATTGGCACTTTTCACACCCGCACGCTGGCAAATATGAAAGGCGTTTCGCTGGTGGGCGTATGCGACCCCGATTTAATGCGCGCCCAAAAACTGGCGTGGGAACACAACTGCACCCCCTACTCCAAGCCGGAAGAACTGGTGGGGCAGGTGGACGCCGTCATTGTAGCGGCGCCTACGCAGCTGCACCATCAAATTGGGATGTATTGCCTGGAACACGGCGTGCATACGCTGGTGGAAAAACCCATTGCCGTAACCATGCAGGAAGCGCGCGACTTAATCCAATGCGCCAAACGCCAGGGCCTGGTGCTGCAGGTGGGGCATGTGGAGCGGTTTAACCCCGCCGTAGTGGAAGCGGTAAAATACATTGAAGATCCCCGTTTTATTACCATCACCCGCCAAGGCCCGTATGACGGCCGCATGGCCAACATCAGCGTGGTGCTGGACTTAATGATTCACGATTTGGATTTGCTCTACACCATTGTGCCCAGCGAAGTGGTGTCCATTGATGCGGTGGGGCTGAGTGTTTTCTCCCCTCACGAAGACATCGCCAACGTGCGCCTGCACTTTGCCAACGGCGCCGTGGCCGACGTTACCGCCAGCCGCGCCAGCTTTGAACGGGCCCGCTTTATGCACTTGTTTCAGCCCAGCGGGTATGTGTCGGTGGATTTTATGAATGCGCGGGTAAAAACCTACCGCAAGGAAAAACCGGTCATTGAAAACATGAACGATTTGACCGTTACTTACCCCAAAGTGGAAAAGCAATTGCCGATTACGGCGGAAATTTTGCACTTTATCGATTGCATCAAAACGGCCAAAACGCCGGCCCCCAGCGGCGAAAAAGGTATGAAAGCGCTGGATTTGGCCCTGCAAATTTGCGAAAAAATGAACCGCTTTGACATTCCCAAAACCGGCCACCTGCACACGCCCAGGCCGCTGCAGGCCATCAGCACCGTTGCCCGCGCCGCACAGGCCGTGCTGGACGAAACGCTGGGGCATTTAAAAGGAGACGATAAATAA
- the lpxB gene encoding lipid-A-disaccharide synthase has protein sequence MSTITPITKNILFVAGDVSGDIHAAGLIEAIKEADPDVRITSVGGKRMQAVSDEFLYDLASKGASGFIEPLKKMPLWIRLMNQIREYMETQNPVALVVVDFYGFNHQILGMAKHRHIPAYYYVTPQVWASRQYRAKRLAELTRKMFTIYPFEPEFHKKFGGNAVFLGNPLLDQLPLPTEKDYHIPDHKNHAWKLGMLPGSRMGEIKRLTPVFYQAYKEVLKEFPNTQAYMFLLPDADEKVFLDLIGEKPHANFHLVKDLHYELRSQMDFLLACSGTATLENALLGIPMVVAYKLFWPTYQIAKRVIKVPYISLVNLLSKKPLVKELIQYDATPRALAAETMAMFQNPAKLAQMRKELLKLRASLGEPGVAKRAAAEILNDLKHE, from the coding sequence ATGTCTACCATTACGCCGATTACCAAAAATATCCTGTTTGTGGCGGGAGACGTTTCCGGCGACATTCACGCCGCCGGGCTTATCGAGGCGATCAAAGAAGCCGACCCGGATGTGCGCATTACGTCCGTAGGCGGCAAACGGATGCAGGCCGTCAGCGACGAATTTCTGTATGATTTGGCCAGCAAAGGCGCCAGCGGGTTTATTGAGCCCCTCAAAAAAATGCCGCTTTGGATTCGGCTGATGAACCAAATCCGCGAATATATGGAAACGCAAAACCCCGTTGCGCTGGTGGTGGTGGATTTTTACGGGTTTAACCACCAAATTTTGGGCATGGCCAAACACCGCCATATCCCGGCGTATTATTACGTAACCCCTCAAGTATGGGCCAGCCGCCAATACCGCGCCAAGCGCCTGGCGGAACTGACCCGCAAAATGTTTACGATTTATCCGTTTGAACCAGAATTTCATAAAAAATTTGGCGGAAATGCGGTCTTTCTGGGCAACCCGCTTTTAGACCAGCTTCCCTTGCCTACGGAAAAGGACTATCACATCCCCGACCACAAAAACCACGCGTGGAAACTCGGCATGCTGCCCGGCAGCCGCATGGGCGAAATCAAACGCTTAACGCCGGTGTTTTACCAAGCCTATAAAGAAGTTTTAAAAGAATTCCCCAATACGCAAGCCTATATGTTTCTGCTGCCGGATGCGGACGAAAAAGTGTTCTTAGATTTAATCGGCGAAAAACCGCACGCGAATTTTCATTTGGTAAAAGACCTGCATTACGAGCTCCGCTCGCAAATGGATTTTTTGCTGGCTTGCTCCGGCACGGCTACCTTGGAAAATGCCCTCTTGGGCATCCCGATGGTGGTGGCGTACAAACTATTTTGGCCCACCTACCAAATTGCCAAACGGGTCATCAAGGTACCGTACATTTCGCTGGTCAATCTGCTGTCTAAAAAACCGTTGGTAAAGGAACTGATTCAATACGACGCCACCCCGCGCGCCTTGGCGGCGGAAACGATGGCGATGTTCCAAAATCCGGCCAAACTGGCCCAAATGCGCAAAGAACTGTTAAAACTGCGCGCCTCGCTGGGCGAGCCCGGTGTGGCCAAACGGGCGGCGGCGGAAATTTTAAATGATTTAAAACATGAGTAA
- a CDS encoding RelA/SpoT family protein, which translates to MQDAPDLSALLRKFKEYNPNQDTSLIEKAYHFAEKAHEGQKRESGEPYFTHCCHVANILMDFNLDADTICAGLLHDTVEDTPVTLEDLRREFNKEIAHMVQGVTKISDLKFSSTDEETVENWRKMLIAVAEDVRVILIKLADRTHNMRTMDVMPPDRQKFKAYETISLYAPLAQRLGMFTIKTDLEDLSFKYLHPQEYASIKNQVEARTADRQAALDAFKKQLEPALQAEHMDFRILARAKNYYSIYRKMQKHHCSFAEIQDSLGVRIITKTVQDCYRALGLVHSVFKPIAGTFTDYIATPKANMYQSIHTTVLAPTGDIIEIQIRTEDMHRTCEYGIAAHWRYKMGNVKPDKNFDEKINWIRRWIEWQQDLTAPREFLEGFKTDVNLQQIFVFTPRADVKSLPEGSTPIDFAYAIHTDIGDHYVGAKVNNRMVRMDYAFKTGDVCEIITRKNGEPKRDWLEFAKTAGARSHIKRYLRSKGVEL; encoded by the coding sequence ATGCAAGACGCACCTGATTTGTCCGCTTTACTGCGTAAATTTAAAGAATATAACCCCAATCAGGATACTTCGCTGATTGAGAAAGCCTACCATTTTGCCGAAAAAGCACACGAAGGGCAAAAACGCGAAAGCGGCGAGCCGTATTTTACGCATTGCTGCCACGTGGCCAACATCCTGATGGACTTTAACCTGGACGCCGACACCATCTGCGCCGGCCTTTTGCACGATACGGTGGAGGATACCCCGGTTACGCTGGAAGATCTGCGGCGGGAATTTAATAAAGAAATTGCCCACATGGTGCAAGGGGTTACCAAAATAAGCGATTTAAAGTTTTCCTCCACCGACGAAGAAACCGTGGAAAACTGGCGCAAAATGCTTATTGCCGTAGCCGAAGACGTGCGCGTCATTTTAATTAAACTGGCCGACCGCACCCACAACATGCGGACCATGGATGTCATGCCTCCCGACCGCCAAAAATTTAAAGCCTACGAAACCATTTCCTTATATGCGCCCTTGGCCCAGCGGCTGGGGATGTTTACCATCAAGACCGACCTAGAAGACCTTTCTTTCAAATACCTGCACCCGCAGGAATACGCCAGCATCAAAAACCAGGTGGAAGCCCGCACGGCCGACCGCCAGGCCGCGCTGGACGCTTTTAAAAAGCAGCTGGAACCCGCCCTGCAGGCCGAGCATATGGACTTTCGCATTTTGGCCCGCGCCAAAAATTACTATTCCATTTACCGCAAAATGCAAAAACACCACTGTTCCTTTGCGGAAATTCAAGATTCGCTGGGCGTGCGCATTATTACCAAAACCGTGCAGGATTGTTACCGCGCCCTCGGCCTGGTGCACAGCGTGTTTAAGCCGATTGCCGGCACGTTTACCGATTATATCGCCACGCCCAAAGCCAATATGTACCAAAGCATTCACACCACGGTACTGGCCCCCACGGGCGACATTATCGAAATTCAAATCCGCACCGAAGACATGCACCGCACCTGCGAATACGGTATCGCCGCGCATTGGCGCTACAAAATGGGCAACGTAAAGCCGGATAAAAACTTTGACGAAAAAATAAACTGGATCCGCCGCTGGATTGAGTGGCAGCAGGATTTAACCGCCCCGCGGGAATTTTTGGAAGGATTTAAAACGGACGTCAACCTGCAGCAAATTTTCGTTTTTACGCCGCGGGCGGACGTAAAATCCCTTCCGGAAGGCTCCACCCCGATCGATTTTGCCTACGCCATTCATACCGACATCGGCGACCACTATGTGGGCGCCAAGGTAAACAACCGCATGGTGCGTATGGATTACGCCTTTAAAACGGGCGACGTATGCGAAATTATCACCCGCAAAAACGGCGAACCCAAGCGCGACT